The Lactuca sativa cultivar Salinas chromosome 2, Lsat_Salinas_v11, whole genome shotgun sequence genome includes a window with the following:
- the LOC128132446 gene encoding uncharacterized protein LOC128132446 — MKPVFLQVDVHFQGMFARNPIRYTGGITQRFSDIDFAGMDKDGCVAFIERFTGEKCQKLYYCQPDIDFPKGLTLICNDPDYYNFIEIAYECGVILPMYVDHFGDSNIQEWLDEHKDEFVGNIEEEVLDGAGLVKEVAPGYRDVGDSDTNDEVENGDDDDDEDEDVDGDEDDHQKPHFFIKGNEIQEEMGEKAGAGEFFDEDMGDNEDVYPELPNIFNDKLNCKEEEPVLGMRLWGSWMSEDKSFQIKSLISEHNCAKNFKFRSIVIYKWIGTHFKHQFYNNQKMSVRMLREEVKTDFGINVSMSQCRRAKKYALSLVEGTIAENYARLWSYGEEIRRSNPGSTVKICVDSMPDGELVCVVGRDANNGIFPIAWAVVSVENKENWKWFLESLSEDLQCWNDGNGLVLISDQHKGLIEAVKEVFPAAEHRQCARHIYANFRKTFSGSKFENLFWKASKATTEAQFNVVMKEIGKLNPEAVVHLMARDPKTWSLAFFRVHNSCESVENGFSESFNSVILDARKKPIISMLEDIRIYVMQRMVTMKLTGQGWNAYSVCPNIRIWLNMLQTEQRHWHVISCGGMKFEARKMDEAFTVDVEKKECSCRLWQLNGYGCVHSVATLAYLNLTPDGPYVDSMYLAALYHNTYKQPIHGMNGQNMWPSTDLIPPSPPLKRRMPGRPTIKRRRDASERMGKHTVCKAGKKVSCSICKEKGHNKATCSKGVGTSKQNGTKKQKMIPTQESVNVTIRVGEDEVIVDATDALDRPRDEERMVGVNGQDEGVNVNARVKHVKPPKMQKKSERIIKLKLAKNVGGGGGVKVAVLQRPWNWIK; from the exons ATGAAACCCGTATTCTTACAAGTAGATGTCCACTTCCAAGGAATGTTCGCCAGAAACCCCATACGCTACACCGGTGGAATTACACAGAGGTTTTCGGACATCGATTTTGCAGGAATGGACAAGGATGGGTGTGTTGCCTTCATCGAAAGGTTCACTGGGGAAAAGTGTCAGAAGCTCTATTACTGCCAACCTGATATTGATTTTCCAAAAGGTTTGACTCTAATTTGCAATGACCCCGATTATTACAACTTCATTGAAATTGCATATGAATGTGGTGTTATACTCCCTATGTATGTAGACCATTTTGGGGATAGTAACATACAGGAATGGTTGGATGAACACAAAGACGAGTTTGTTGGTAACATTGAGGAAGAAGTACTTGATGGTGCAGGACTGGTTAAGGAAGTTGCACCAGGGTATCGGGATGTGGGTGATAGTGACACGAACGATGAGGTAGAGAatggcgatgatgatgatgacgaggaTGAGGATGTCGATGGCGATGAGGATGACCATCAAAAGCCTCATTTTTTTATAAAGGGTAATGAGATTCAGGAAGAGATGGGTGAGAAAGCAGGTGCAGGTGAGTTTTTCGATGAAGACATGGGTGACAATGAAGATGTTTATCCCGAATTGCCAAACATTTTCAATGATAAGCTCAATTGCAAGGAGGAGGAACCTGTTTTAGGTATGAG GCTTTGGGGTTCTTGGATGAGTGAAGATAAGTCTTTCCAGATAAAATCTCTTATCAGTGAGCATAATTGTGCAAAGAATTTCAAATTCAGATCAATTGTGATTTACAAATGGATAGGGACCCACTTTAAGCACCAATTTTACAACAATCAAAAGATGAGCGTCCGAATGCTTAGAGAGGAGGTAAAAACAGATTTTGGGATTAACGTGAGTATGAGTCAGTGTAGGAGAGCCAAGAAGTATGCATTGAGTCTAGTTGAAGGGACAATAGCTGAGAATTATGCAAGATTATGGTCATATGGTGAGGAGATTAGAAGATCAAATCCTGGATCCACAGTTAAAATTTGTGTTGATTCAATGCCTGATG GGGAGTTGGTTTGTGTTGTGGGTAGAGATGCTAACAATGGAATATTCCCAATTGCTTGGGCAGTTGTTTCTGTGGAAAACAAAGAGAATTGGAAATGGTTCTTAGAAAGTCTTTCAGAAGATTTGCAATGTTGGAATGATGGTAACGGTTTGGTTCTAATTTCGGATCAACACAAG GGTTTGATTGAGGCAGTGAAGGAAGTATTTCCAGCAGCTGAACATAGGCAATGTGCTAGACATATCTATGCGAATTTTAGAAAGACATTTAGTGGATCCAAGTTTGAAAATCTGTTTTGGAAAGCGAGCAAGGCAACAACTGAAGCACAATTTAATGTAGTCATGAAAGAGATTGGAAAATTAAATCCGGAAGCAGTTGTGCATCTTATGGCTAGAGATCCAAAGACTTGGTCTTTGGCTTTTTTCAGAGTTCATAATTCTTGTGAGTCAGTAGAGAATGGTTTTTCAGAGAGTTTTAATAGTGTGATTTTGGATGCCCGGAAGAAACCAATAATAAGCATGTTAGAGGACATTCGTATATATGTGATGCAAAGGATGGTGACTATGAAACTAACCGGACAAGGATGGAATGCTTATTCTGTTTGTCCAAATATCAGAATATGGTTGAATATGCTCCAAACTGAGCAAAG GCATTGGCATGTCATTTCTTGTGGTGGGATGAAGTTTGAGGCAAGGAAGATGGACGAGGCGTTTACTGTGGATGTTGAAAAAAAGGAATGCAGCTGCAGGCTATGGCAACTTAATGGATATGGCTGCGTACACTCAGTTGCCACCTTAGCCTACTTAAATTTGACACCTGACGGTCCATATGTAGATTCAATGTACTTGGCTGCATTATACCATAATACTTACAAACAGCCAATACATGGGATGAATGGACAAAATATGTGGCCTTCTACTGACTTGATACCCCCTTCGCCTCCATTGAAAAGGCGTATGCCAGGAAGGCCAACCATAAAGAGAAGAAGAGATGCTTCTGAACGGATGGGAAAACATACCGTCTGCAAGGCAGGGAAGAAAGTTTCTTGCAGCATATGCAAGGAGAAAGGACACAACAAGGCTACTTGTAGTAAAGGTGTAGGAACATCCAAACAAAATGGAACAAAGAAACAAAAAATGATACCTACGCAGGAGTCTGTAAACGTTACCATAAGAGTAGGGGAGGATGAGGTAATCGTAGATGCTACTGATGCTTTGGATAGGCCTAGAGATGAAGAGCGAATGGTGGGAGTCAATGGACAGGATGAAGGGGTAAATGTCAATGCTCGAGTTAAGCATGTTAAACCACCTAAAATGCAAAAGAAGTCAGAACGAATCATTAAACTGAAGCTTGCAAAaaatgtgggggggggggggggggtgaaggtAGCAGTGTTGCAACGGCCATGGAATTGGATTAAGTAG
- the LOC111899864 gene encoding isovaleryl-CoA dehydrogenase, mitochondrial translates to MQRLVRALRPIAVASQRTTAAASFSTSLLFDETQIRFKEGLQQFVQEKIAPHAHKIDKMDSFPEDVNLWKAMGDFDLHGLTAPAEYGGLDVGYLYHCMAMEEISRASASVGLSYGVHSNVCLNQLVRHGNAAQKEKYLPKLISGDHVGALSISEPNAGSDAVGIKCKADRVDGGYVINGNKMWCTNGGIADTLVVYAKTDVSAGSKGITAFIVEKGSPGFIAAQKLDKLGMRGSGTYELVFENCFVPTENILGEVGKGVYIMMSGLDLERIVFAAAPIGIMQACLDVVLPYVRQREQFGRPIGEFQLMEGKLADMYVALQSSRSYVYSVARDCDNGNIVTKDCAGAILVAAEKATQVALQAIQCLGGNGYVNEYPTGRFLRDAKLYEIGAGTSEIRRMLIGRQLFREQ, encoded by the exons ATGCAGAGATTGGTGAGAGCACTGAGACCAATTGCGGTTGCTTCACAACGAACAACAGCTGCTGCTTCCTTCTCAACCTCTTTGCTATTCGATGAAACTCAAataagg TTCAAAGAAGGTCTTCAGCAATTCGTCCAAGAGAAGATAGCTCCTCATGCACACAAAATCGACAAGATGGATTCATTTCCAGAG GATGTTAACTTATGGAAAGCAATGGGTGACTTTGATCTTCATGGACTTACTGCTCCAG CGGAATATGGAGGACTCGATGTTGGTTATCTATATCATTGCATGGCCATGGAGGAAATTAGCCGTGCATCAGCGTCGGTTGGGTTATCTTATGGCGTCCATTCTAACGTCTGCCTTAATCAATTG GTGAGACATGGAAATGCTGCCCAGAAAGAAAAATATTTGCCAAAG CTAATCAGTGGGGATCATGTAGGAGCTCTTTCTATCAGTGAGCCAAATG CTGGGTCAGATGCTGTTGGCATCAAATGTAAAGCCGATCGTGTTGATGGTGGATATGTTATTAATGGGAACAAGATGTGGTGCACCAATGGCGGAATTGCCGACACCCTG GTAGTTTACGCTAAAACAGATGTTTCAGCTGGGTCAAAAGGGATAACAGCGTTTATCGTTGAAAAAGGATCACCTGG ATTCATCGCTGCCCAGAAACTAGATAAACTTGGAATGCGTGGAAGTGGTACGTATGAGCTTGTTTTTGAGAATTGTTTCGTTCCTACAGAGAATATACTTGGTGAAGTAGGAAAAG GAGTTTATATCATGATGTCCggattagatctagaaagaatcgTATTTGCAGCTGCACCTATCGGGATTATGCAGGCATGTCTTGATGTTGTTCTTCCATATGTTCGCCAAAGAGAACAATTCGGACGCCCCATTGGAGAGTTTCAATTAATGGAG GGAAAGCTTGCAGACATGTATGTTGCTTTGCAGTCTTCAag ATCATATGTATATTCTGTTGCAAGGGATTGTGACAATGGAAACATCGTCACAAAG GATTGTGCTGGAGCGATACTTGTTGCTGCTGAGAAAGCTACACAAGTTGCTCTTCAG GCGATTCAATGTCTGGGTGGGAATGGGTATGTGAATGAGTATCCGACTGGTCGATTTCTTCGTGATGCCAAATTATATGAGATCGGTGCCGGAACAAGTGAGATTAGAAGAATGCTTATCGGTCGTCAACTCTTTAGAGAACAATGA
- the LOC111899865 gene encoding isovaleryl-CoA dehydrogenase, mitochondrial-like isoform X3 encodes MGDFDLHGLTAPAEYGGLDVGYLYHCLATEEISRASASVGFSYVCHSNVCINQLVRHGNVAQKERYLPKLISGEHVGALSMSEPNAGSDPVGMKCKAERVDGGYVLNGNKMWCSNGGIADTLVVYAKTDVSAGSKGITAFIVEKGTPGFIAAQKLDKLGMRGSPTYELVFENCFVPTENILGEIGKGVYIMMSGLDLERIVFAAGPIGIMQACLDIVLPYVRQREQFGRPIGQFQLMEGKIADMYVALQSSRSYVYSVATDCDNGKIITKDCAGAILVAAERATQVALQAIQCLGGNGYMNEYPTGRFLRDAKLYEIAAGTSEIRRMLIGRQLFREQ; translated from the exons ATGGGAGACTTTGATCTTCATGGACTTACCGCTCCAG CGGAATATGGAGGACTCGACGTAGGTTATTTGTATCATTGTTTGGCCACGGAGGAGATTAGCCGTGCATCAGCGTCAGTTGGGTTTTCGTATGTTTGTCATTCTAACGTCTGcattaatcaattg GTGAGGCATGGAAATGTTGCCCAGAAGGAAAGATATTTGCCCAAG CTAATTAGCGGGGAGCATGTAGGAGCTCTTTCTATGAGTGAACCAAAtg CTGGCTCAGATCCTGTTGGGATGAAATGTAAAGCTGAACGTGTTGATGGTGGTTATGTTTTAAATGGGAACAAGATGTGGTGCAGCAATGGCGGAATTGCCGACACCCTG GTGGTTTACGCAAAAACAGATGTCTCTGCTGGGTCAAAAGGGATAACAGCGTTTATCGTTGAAAAAGGAACGCCTGG ATTCATTGCTGCCCAAAAATTAGATAAACTTGGAATGCGTGGAAGTCCTAC ATACGAGCTTGTTTTTGAAAATTGCTTTGTTCCTACAGAGAATATACTTGGTGAAATAGGAAAAG GAGTTTACATCATGATGTCCGGATTAGATTTAGAGAGAATCGTATTCGCAGCTGGACCTATCGGGATCATGCAAGCATGTCTTGATATTGTTCTTCCATATGTCCGCCAACGTGAACAATTCGGACGCCCCATTGGGCAGTTTCAACTTATGGAG GGGAAGATTGCGGACATGTATGTTGCTTTGCAGTCTTCAAG ATCATATGTATATTCTGTTGCAACGGATTGTGACAATGGAAAAATCATTACAAAG GATTGTGCTGGGGCGATACTTGTTGCTGCTGAAAGAGCCACGCAAGTTGCTTTACAG gcGATTCAATGTCTGGGTGGGAATGGGTATATGAATGAGTACCCTACCGGCCGATTTCTTCGTGATGCCAAATTATATGAGATTGCTGCCGGAACAAGTGAGATCAGAAGAATGCTTATAGGCCGCCAACTCTTTAGAGAACAATGA